The following are from one region of the Aspergillus chevalieri M1 DNA, chromosome 1, nearly complete sequence genome:
- the atg1 gene encoding serine/threonine protein kinase ATG1 (COG:O,T,U;~EggNog:ENOG410PHHV;~InterPro:IPR017441,IPR008271,IPR022708,IPR000719, IPR011009;~PFAM:PF12063,PF07714,PF00069;~go_function: GO:0004672 - protein kinase activity [Evidence IEA];~go_function: GO:0004674 - protein serine/threonine kinase activity [Evidence IEA];~go_function: GO:0005524 - ATP binding [Evidence IEA];~go_process: GO:0006468 - protein phosphorylation [Evidence IEA]): MASSHHSRRPRDASGTQMPVGRYTRLDEIGRGSFATVYQGVHTKSRTYVAIKSVNLSKLNRKLKENLYSEIQILKGLYHPHIVALIDCHESTSHIHLVMEYCALGDLSLFIKRRDTLGEHRYTRDMMAKYPNPRGGALNEVIVRHFLKQLSSSLKFLRDRNLIHRDIKPQNLLLCPAPASYRAGVAQVVPFKGSEDSFNPETGLESLPMLKIADFGFARSLPATSLAETLCGSPLYMAPEILRYEKYDAKADLWSVGTVLYEMVVGKPPFRASNHVELLRKIEKGEDRIKFPEENPASEDVKKLIRGLLKRNPVERMTFNDFFENNIIKGPIPGLVLDDTSDHRRSSVEAGAVPQVSRPESRPGPSTSIEPQREKEVTQPAPTREEPSEKPTTAQQPPAPRQKSGTPPGVTPMRRMGSADRPPSAAKEPPRAMTPPQRPPPVSAATAPARPELVDRNVPTGAQRLPQGQKPATDGTREERERAAQEVAFERDYVVVEKRAVEVNAFADELAHSPRIQGYARPGQGTITRRTTAPSATTNPSGQPPASKAMQIIPGRGRADSGHSRQGSYERRYGQSPTSATSAISKALNMASGRLFGMGFSPPMTVTKGGRSPPLGYNPFPAYPTQGSLMIVGDGTKTNVALDEDTKTVQVIEECATRSDVVYGFAEVKYKQLIPLAPSAQLDQHAMRPNAPDFEQDNSEFADSGLTIDATVTLAEEALVLYVKALSLLAKSMDIAGAWWSRKNRDPFADKSSDPTSGAVGTRVNNVVQWVRGRFNEVLEKAEFVRLKLVEGQKRLAGQTSNRSIASSAGSAASADVMVSSGVTAEKLMYDRALEMSRAAAINELTGEDLPGCEIAYVTAIRMLEAVLEEEGPSSSRAGGAPRDDDKIILDGMQAEDRQVVVKLVSSIRGRLAALSKKLALMAKRAPTPVAGKISPTPNVAVASPTVGATPPK, encoded by the exons ATGGCCTCTTCGCATCACTCGAGGAGGCCAAGAGATGCCTCCGGGACTCAGATGCCCGTTGGCCGCTACACAAGGTTGGATGAGATTGGTCGTGGGAGCTTTGCTACTGTCTACCAGGGAGTGCATACG AAATCACGCACCTATGTCGCCATCAAGTCGGTGAACTTGTCGAAGCTCAACCGGAAGTTGAAGGAAAACCTCTACTCCGAGATTCAAATTCTCAAGGGCCTATACCATCCTCATATCGTCGCTCTCATCGACTGCCATGAATCCACATCTCATATCCACCTGGTTATGGAGTACTGTGCCCTCGGGGACCTGTCGTTATTTATCAAAAGACGAGATACCCTCGGGGAGCATCGGTATACACGGGATATGATGGCAAAGTATCCCAACCCCCGGGGTGGTGCTCTCAACGAGGTCATCGTTCGTCACTTCCTCAAACAATTATCCAGCTCCCTCAAGTTCCTTCGAGACCGCAATCTTATCCATCGTGATATCAAGCCGCAGAATCTGCTTCTCTGCCCTGCTCCCGCATCCTACCGTGCCGGCGTTGCCCAGGTCGTTCCCTTCAAGGGAAGCGAGGACTCGTTCAACCCGGAAACCGGTCTCGAGTCATTACCCATGCTCAAGATTGCAGATTTTGGATTCGCTCGTTCCCTTCCGGCCACATCGTTGGCTGAAACTCTCTGTGGTTCTCCATTGTATATGGCCCCTGAGATTCTTCGATATGAGAAGTACGATGCCAAGGCAGATCTATGGTCTGTTGGTACTGTGCTCTACGAGATGGTGGTCGGGAAACCACCGTTTCGAGCGTCAAACCACGTGGAGCTACTTCGGAAGATCGAGAAAGGGGAAGATAGGATTAAGTTCCCTGAAGAGAACCCCGCGTCCGAGGACGTTAAGAAACTAATCCGTGGCCTACTCAAGCGGAATCCAGTGGAACGTATGACCTTCAACGACTTCTTTgagaacaacatcatcaaagGGCCTATTCCTGGGTTAGTACTCGACGATACATCAGATCATCGTCGTTCTTCTGTGGAAGCCGGTGCCGTGCCGCAAGTGTCTCGACCCGAGTCCCGTCCTGGACCTAGTACTTCAATTGAACCTCAGCGTGAGAAGGAAGTTACACAACCCGCACCGACCCGAGAGGAACCGTCGGAGAAGCCGACAACCGCTCAACAGCCACCGGCTCCTCGTCAGAAATCGGGGACGCCTCCGGGTGTTACACCGATGCGGAGAATGGGAAGTGCTGATAGGCCCCCGTCCGCTGCCAAAGAGCCACCACGTGCGATGACACCTCCGCAACGACCGCCACCTGTTTCTGCCGCTACTGCTCCGGCCCGCCCGGAACTCGTCGACCGTAATGTTCCGACCGGAGCCCAAAGATTGCCGCAAGGCCAGAAGCCTGCAACAGACGGCACGAGAGAAGAGCGGGAGCGTGCTGCACAGGAAGTTGCGTTCGAGAGGGATTATGTGGTTGTGGAAAAGCGTGCGGTCGAGGTCAACGCCTTTGCAGATGAATTGGCACATAGTCCTCGCATTCAGGGTTATGCCCGTCCGGGGCAAGGCACTATTACCCGTcgtacaacggcaccaagtGCGACAACCAACCCGTCCGGTCAACCTCCCGCCAGCAAGGCCATGCAGATAATCCCGGGACGGGGACGTGCGGATTCAGGCCACAGCCGTCAGGGCTCTTATGAACGGCGGTACGGCCAGAGCCCTACGTCGGCAACATCGGCCATTTCAAAGGCCCTTAACATGGCCAGTGGAAGACTGTTTGGGATGGGCTTCTCCCCGCCAATGACAGTCACAAAAGGTGGACGGTCGCCTCCCTTGGGCTACAATCCATTTCCAGCCTATCCTACTCAAGGTAGTCTGATGATTGTTGGAGATGGTACCAAAACCAACGTCGCCCTGGATGAAGATACCAAGACTGTCCAAGTAATTGAGGAGTGTGCCACCCGTAGTGATGTTGTATATGGATTCGCCGAAGTGAAGTACAAGCAACTCATTCCTTTGGCGCCGTCGGCCCAACTCGACCAGCACGCCATGAGACCCAATGCACCGGATTTTGAACAAGACAACTCGGAATTCGCCGATAGCGGGTTGACTATTGACGCCACTGTGACTCTTGCGGAGGAAGCGTTGGTGCTCTACGTCAAGGCACTTTCACTGCTCGCCAAATCCATGGATATTGCCGGTGCCTGGTGGTCACGCAAGAACCGTGACCCATTTGCTGATAAGTCGAGCGATCCTACCAGTGGTGCCGTGGGTACTCGAGTCAACAATGTTGTCCAATGGGTACGGGGTCGCTTCAACGAAGTCTTGGAGAAAGCAGAATTTGTCCGGTTAAAGTTGGTCGAAGGGCAGAAGCGACTGGCAGGCCAAACAAGCAACCGTTCGATTGCCTCGTCTGCTGGTTCTGCGGCCTCTGCGGATGTGATGGTCAGCTCGGGCGTGACAGCGGAGAAACTGATGTACGATCGCGCGTTGGAAATGAGCCGAGCAGCAGCCATCAATGAGCTTACCGGTGAAGATCTCCCCGGGTGCGAAATTGCATACGTCACCGCTATACGCATGTTGGAAGCGGTGCTTGAGGAGGAGGGACCATCGTCGTCACGAGCAGGAGGCGCCCCGAGGGATGATGACAAGATTATTCTCGATGGGATGCAAGCAGAGGACCGGCAGGTGGTTGTCAAAT TGGTATCCAGCATCCGGGGTCGATTGGCAGCACTTAGCAAGAAGCTTGCGTTGATGGCGAAGCGAGCACCAACTCCGGTCGCTGGCAAGATCTCTCCCACACCGAACGTGGCTGTTGCTTCGCCCACCGTGGGCGCAACGCCGCCTAAGTGA
- a CDS encoding high affinity methionine permease (COG:E;~EggNog:ENOG410PFCI;~InterPro:IPR002293;~PFAM:PF00324,PF13520;~TransMembrane:12 (i50-70o82-106i127-147o167-188i200-223o243-265i277-300o329-353i374-395o407-428i440-464o476-502i);~go_component: GO:0016020 - membrane [Evidence IEA];~go_function: GO:0022857 - transmembrane transporter activity [Evidence IEA];~go_process: GO:0055085 - transmembrane transport [Evidence IEA]), with protein MEDPVAESHVQKGIIPDAKPVDEAPRRADGVSQLYEGNVFEATPEDRRQIGVVSASFLIFNRVIGTGVFATPSTILELSGSVGLSLIMWVVGTLIAMAGTAVYLEWGTAIPKNGGEKNYLEYVFKKPKFLATAMYAAYTVLLGWAASNSVVFGEYILNAADVEVGRWNQRGIGLACLTTAFLVHSFAVKWGLRLQNLLGVVKLVIILFVIVAGWVALAGHMHIEDPPHNFRNAFEGTTSSGYGIVMALYNVIWSFIGYSNANYALSETKNPVRTLKIAAPMAIGSVGIFYMLCNIAYFAAVPKEQFLSSGQTVAAAFFGNMFGARAEKVMSVFVALSAFGNVLSVIFSQGRIVQELGREGVLPFSKIWASNRPFNSPAAGLFEHWVVSLIILLAPPPGDAYNFLVNLISYPLSIVNVFVSAGLIWIYLTRETRFPNWNPGIRATLPVTIFFFLSQCYLVVAPYVPPSAGQSVYNELPYYLHCVVAIGIFAFGALYYMVWAVLMPKFGKYMLVKETVVDADGWSRSVFTRLPLAQAGSSASS; from the exons ATGGAGGATCCCGTTGCAGAATCACATGTCCAGAAGGGCATCATCCCCGACGCGAAGCCCGTTGATGAGGCGCCGCGTAGGGCTGATGGTGTTTCGCAGCTTT ATGAGGGAAATGTCTTTGAAGCTACACCTGAAGATCGtcgccagattggtgtggtCAGCGCGTCGTTTCTGATTTTCAACCGTGTTATTGGCACGGGTGTTTTTGCAACGCCGAGTACTATCCTGGAGTTGTCGGGGAGTGTTGGGTTGTCGTTGATTATGTGGGTTGTTGGGACGTTGATTGCCATGGCTGGAACGGCGGTTTATTTGGAGTGGGGGACTGCTATTCCCAA GAACGGTGGTGAAAAGAATTACCTCGAATACGTCTTCAAGAAGCCCAAGTTCCTCGCTACCGCCATGTACGCCGCCTACACCGTCTTGCTGGGCTGGGCTGCCAGCAACAGTGTCGTCTTTGGCGAATACATCCTCAACGCCGCCGATGTCGAGGTTGGTCGCTGGAACCAGCGCGGTATCGGTTTGGCCTGTCTCACCACTGCATTCCTCGTCCATTCGTTCGCGGTGAAATGGGGTCTTCGACTGCAGAACCTGCTCGGTGTCGTTAAGCTGGTTATCATCCTATTCGTCATTGTCGCTGGTTGGGTGGCGCTGGCTGGACACATGCATATCGAGGACCCGCCGCATAACTTCCGGAATGCGTTCGAGGGCACGACGAGTAGTGGATATGGTATTGTGATGGCGCTGTACAACGTTATCTGGTCGTTTATTGGGTATTCGAACGCGAACTAT GCGTTGAGTGAAACCAAGAACCCGGTCCGGACGTTGAAGATCGCAGCCCCGATGGCTATTGGATCTGTCGGGATCTTCTACATGCTCTGCAACATCGCGTATTTCGCTGCCGTGCCCAAGGAGCAGTTCTTGTCGTCGGGGCAGACTGTCGCGGCAGCTTTCTTTGGAAATATGTTCGGTGCTCGCGCTGAGAAGGTCATGTCTGTGTTCGTCGCACTGTCGGCGTTTGGCAATGTGCTTTCAGTTATTTTCTCTCAAGGTCGGATTGTCCAAGAATTGGGTCGTGAGGGCGTTCTGCCCTTTTCGAAGATCTGGGCTAGCAACCGGCCTTTCAACTCGCCTGCTGCCGGTCTCTTCGAGCACTGGGTTGTGTCGCTTATTATCTTGTTGGCGCCTCCGCCAGGTGATGCGTACAACTTCTTGGTCAA CCTCATCTCCTACCCCCTCTCCATCGTCAACGTCTTCGTCTCCGCCGGCCTCATCTGGATCTACCTCACCCGCGAAACGCGCTTCCCCAACTGGAACCCCGGCATCCGCGCCACTCTCCCCGTcaccatcttcttctttctctcccaaTGCTACCTCGTCGTCGCACCCTACGTGCCCCCCTCCGCCGGTCAGAGTGTCTACAACGAGCTCCCCTACTACCTGCACTGCGTGGTCGCGATCGGTATTTTTGCATTCGGCGCGCTGTACTATATGGTGTGGGCGGTGCTGATGCCCAAGTTCGGGAAGTACATGTTGGTCAAGGAGACTGTGGTGGATGCTGATGGCTGGTCCAGAAGTGTTTTCACGCGGTTGCCGTTGGCGCAGGCGGgctcttctgcttcttcatgA
- the APE2 gene encoding M1 family metallopeptidase (COG:E,O;~EggNog:ENOG410PGKM;~InterPro:IPR014782,IPR042097,IPR024571,IPR034016, IPR001930;~MEROPS:MER0001010;~PFAM:PF17900,PF01433,PF11838;~go_function: GO:0008237 - metallopeptidase activity [Evidence IEA];~go_function: GO:0008270 - zinc ion binding [Evidence IEA];~go_process: GO:0006508 - proteolysis [Evidence IEA]), giving the protein MRRLSSTRLPLVLNAARQPPLSRRPLSLSFLNPSSTLSLSTTTPSTTTSPTTNRLSRSSPLSHTSKRYCSYRRMCRRGEELSGSTTMQGREVLPKNVKPVHYDLTLEPDFEKFTYDGSVVIDLQVTEDTTSISLNSNEIDIKKASVLSQGSVIASNPDVSINKDTQVATVKFSDTIPAGTSAQLKLDFVGSLNDNMAGFYRSSYKTSDGQTKYIASTQMEPTDARRAFPCFDEPALKAKFTITLVADKSMTCLSNMDVAEEKDVGSGKAAVKFNTSPLMSTYLVAFIVGHLNYIETKDFRVPIRVYATPDQDIEHGRFSLDLAARTLAFYEKAFDSEFPLPKMDMVAVPDFSAGAMENWGLITYRIVDVLLDEKTSGASRKERIAEVVQHELAHQWFGNLVTMDFWDGLWLNEGFATWMSWYSCNSFYPEWKVWQTYVIDNLQGALSLDSLRSSHPIEVPVKRAEDINQIFDAISYSKGSSVLRMISKYLGEDVFLQGVRNYIKKHAYGNTQTGDLWGALADASGKPVQAVMDIWTKHVGFPVVSVTENPESSSIRLKQNRFLRTGDVRPEEDTTLYPISLGLRTKQGVDEETMLTERESEFKVPDLDFFKLNADHSALYRASYSPERLAKLGEAARKGLLTVEDRAGMIADSGALAASGYQSTSGLLSLLKGFDSESEFVVWNEILARIGTVRAAWLFEDTQTKDALKAFQRSLVATKAHELGWTFSEEDGHILQQFKALMFASAGSAEDPTVIKAAQDMFAKFAAGDLGAIHPNIRGSVFTIVLKHGGAKEYDVVLDRFRNAPTSDEKTTALRCLGAAEDPALIQRTLGLASGDEVKNQDIYMPLGGLRAHAAGIEARWNWVKDNWDALYKRLPPGLGMLGTVVQLCTSSFCTEEQLKDVQGFFENKDTKGYDRAVEQTLDAIRAKVHWLKRDRDDVTGWLKANGFLRDGKL; this is encoded by the exons ATGCGTCGCCTTTCCTCCACGCGGTTACCGCTGGTGCTCAACGCAGCAAGACAGCCACCGCTCTCTCGTCGCCCGCTTTCGCTTTCATTCCTCAACCCCTCCTCCACATTATCTCTTTCAACGACTACTCCTTCAACTACTACCTCTCCTACGACAAATCGCCTCTCTCGTTCTTCTCCCCTCTCGCATACTTCGAAACGCTACTGTTCTTACCGCAGGATGTGTCGCCGTGGTGAGGAGCTCTCGGGCTCGACTACCATGCAGGGCCGTGAGGTGCTGCCGAAGAATGTTAAACCCGTGCATTATGATTTGACCCTGGAGCCGGACTTTGAGAAGTTCACTTATGATGGGAGTGTTGTTATTGA CCTCCAAGTCACAGAAGACACCACCTCGATCTCGCTCAACTCGAATGAAATCGACATCAAGAAGGCCTCCGTCCTATCGCAGGGCTCCGTCATCGCATCTAACCCTGATGTCTCCATCAACAAAGACACCCAGGTCGCTACCGTCAAGTTCTCGGACACTATTCCCGCGGGGACCTCCGCCCAGCTGAAGCTGGACTTTGTCGGCTCGCTGAATGACAACATGGCTGGTTTTTACCGCTCGTCATATAAGACCAGTGATGGCCAGACCAAGTATATTGCTTCGACGCAGATGGAGCCGACGGATGCCCGGCGGGCGTTTCCCTGCTTTGATGAGCCGGCGCTCAAGGCCAAGTTTACGATCACGCTGGTTGCGGATAAGAGCATGACTTGCTTGAGTAATATGGATGTTGCcgaggagaaggatgttGGGAGTGGTAAGGCGGCGGTTAAGTTTAATACGTCGCCACTTATGTCGACCTATCTTGTGGCGTTTATTGTTGGCCATCTTAACTATATTGAGACCAAGGACTTCCGTGTTCCTATCCGGGTGTATGCTACGCCCGACCAGGACATTGAGCATGGTCGCTTCTCGTTGGATTTGGCGGCTAGGACGCTGGCTTTCTATGAGAAGGCTTTTGACAGCGAGTTCCCGCTTCCCAAGATGGATATGGTTGCCGTGCCGGATTTCAGTGCCGGGGCCATGGAGAACTGGGGTCTGATCACCTACCGTATCGTCGACGTGCTGCTGGACGAGAAGACCAGCGGCGCTTCGCGCAAGGAGCGTATTGCCGAGGTTGTCCAGCACGAATTGGCCCACCAATGGTTCGGTAACCTGGTCACCATGGACTTCTGGGATGGTCTCTGGTTGAACGAGGGTTTTGCTACCTGGATGTCGTGGTACTCTTGCAACAGCTTCTACCCCGAGTGGAAGGTCTGGCAGACCTACGTCATCGACAACCTGCAGGGTGCGCTGTCTCTCGACTCGCTGCGTAGCAGTCACCCCATCGAGGTGCCTGTCAAGCGTGCCGAGGATATCAACCAGATTTTTGACGCCATCTCGTACTCCAAGGGCTCGTCCGTGCTGCGCATGATTTCCAAGTACTTGGGTGAGGATGTCTTCCTCCAGGGTGTCCGCAACTACATCAAGAAGCACGCCTACGGAAATACTCAGACTGGCGATCTTTGGGGTGCTTTGGCTGATGCCAGTGGCAAGCCTGTGCAGGCTGTCATGGACATCTGGACCAAGCACGTTGGTTTCCCTGTCGTTTCGGTGACCGAGAACCCCGAGTCGTCGTCTATCAGGCTGAAGCAGAACCGTTTCCTGCGTACGGGCGATGTCCGTCCCGAGGAGGACACCACTCTCTACCCCATCTCGCTGGGCCTGCGTACCAAGCAGGGTGTCGACGAGGAGACGATGCTGACGGAGCGTGAGAGTGAATTCAAGGTGCCTGACCTTGATTTCTTTAAGCTCAATGCTGACCACTCCGCCCTCTACCGTGCCTCGTATAGCCCCGAGCGTCTCGCCAAGCTTGGCGAGGCCGCCAGAAAGGGATTGTTGACCGTTGAGGACCGTGCCGGTATGATTGCGGACTCTGGCGCTCTTGCCGCTTCGGGCTACCAGAGTACCTCCGGTCTGTTGTCGCTTCTGAAGGGCTTCGACAGCGAGTCCGAGTTTGTCGTGTGGAACGAGATCCTGGCTCGCATTGGCACCGTGCGTGCCGCTTGGTTGTTCGAAGACACCCAGACCAAGGACGCCCTCAAGGCCTTCCAGCGCTCGCTGGTTGCCACCAAGGCGCACGAGCTCGGCTGGACATTCTCCGAAGAAGACGGCCACATCCTACAACAATTCAAGGCCCTCATGTTCGCCAGCGCCGGCTCCGCCGAAGACCCAACCGTAATCAAGGCCGCGCAAGACATGTTCGCCAAGTTCGCCGCCGGCGACCTCGGCGCGATCCACCCCAACATCCGCGGCAGTGTCTTCACCATCGTCCTCAAGCACGGCGGCGCCAAGGAATACGACGTCGTCCTCGACCGCTTCCGCAACGCACCTACTTCAGACGAAAAGACGACCGCTCTGCGCTGCCTGGGCGCCGCCGAAGACCCGGCTCTCATCCAGCGCACGCTCGGCCTGGCCTCTGGCGACGAGGTTAAGAACCAGGACATTTACATGCCTCTTGGCGGCCTCCGCGCCCACGCCGCCGGTATCGAGGCGCGCTGGAATTGGGTCAAGGATAACTGGGATGCGCTATATAAGCGTCTGCCGCCTGGTCTGGGTATGTTGGGTACTGTTGTGCAGCTTTGCACGTCGAGCTTCTGCACCGAGGAGCAGCTCAAGGACGTGCAGGGTTTCTTTGAGAATAAGGATACTAAG GGCTATGACCGCGCTGTCGAGCAAACTCTGGATGCTATCCGGGCTAAGGTTCACTGGCTTAAGCGGGACCGGGACGATGTTACGGGCTGGCTTAAGGCTAATGGGTTCCTGCGTGATGGGAAGCTGTAA